One Fulvia fulva chromosome 8, complete sequence DNA window includes the following coding sequences:
- a CDS encoding Short chain dehydrogenase → MAEAMPYSGESLQYDYPSFPFPIPIKIWHIDTYPALSPTGRASGRTVVIAGASGGIGRTTATSFVKGGAAHIAFLGRKKEALRETQRQVTATNASTISSIWVCDSTDAKILNEIADSVGSWDVQILCAGLMPGPSPIEAAPLNDWWSAFETNVKDAFITTQARQ, encoded by the exons ATGGCTGAAGCAATGCCTTATAGTGGGGAGTCTCTT CAATATGACTACCCATCCTTTCCTTTCCCTATCCCAATAAAGATTTGGCACATCGATACCTACCCAGCACTGTCGCCCACAGGACGAGCCTCAGGCAGGACTGTTGTAATCGCGGGAGCATCAGGTGGCATCGGTCGAACCACAGCAACCTCCTTCGTCAAAGGAGGCGCTGCCCACATCGCTTTCCTAGGTCGGAAGAAAGAAGCACTGCGAGAGACACAACGCCAGGTCACGGCCACCAATGCCTCGACTATCTCCTCAATCTGGGTCTGCGACAGCACCGACGCCAAGATCCTCAACGAGATAGCAGACAGTGTCGGGTCCTGGGACGTCCAGATCCTCTGTGCAGGCCTCATGCCTGGCCCATCACCTATCGAGGCTGCGCCGCTGAACGACTGGTGGAGCGCCTTCGAGACAAACGTCAAGGACGCCTTCATCACGACGCAAGCACGCCAATAG